A portion of the Daphnia magna isolate NIES linkage group LG4, ASM2063170v1.1, whole genome shotgun sequence genome contains these proteins:
- the LOC116921351 gene encoding early endosome antigen 1 isoform X2 yields the protein MGQKKDTLLRWVNCCSDTATSVERIRNLSDGWFFIHILSFLRSHPTDGTDPWLQTINILREYKLEENVVDYDAAASGNEDELAKLIVICMYLTMVQKPCEVIKEKTMWNLSTEDQKVIEAILLAIVNDDQLTRSRLNDVLQDVQETSFTKPVMFYTSSPLSSLSSMKNSPLKRFLDSPMALRLTRLQKEISDKNDEIRRLQSELLSESDESSALTLRMDDLKRKVKELEKKNSDLEQRLRDCQLPDSSGPDTDVKITNLKKKLKKMQDEYESSCQKYCDLNIEYEAMKIRQEKDRKQIRQLQIDLNETVARFERESAEYQLLLDSIRTENAELKHSLEEKVQWIDVLEEKSRTCSEMHARLNAPGSPCERESIGYSLLSIEAEKLQGDLESYRKDLARQSDQFDSEKRIFQQRAASLEEDKRSLHRQVEEANLENQSLHVQLDKAKSSLEQLSLGCDSLSKEKEELRHSLDELQEEFRTEMSRAQQQLEIRTQKTLELNHHIDLLNQQLDETQLAKKAFEQSIQELTGEKMQLGQKMAALEQSHLDLQATISSNESKFQNKLDETSSQLEKSKQQIADQSKTINDLEEKLRSLHDELAVTAETVLVLEAEKQQLNQTKLDLEHQNSDLKSAFEVSKQEFQSRLEKANNELELATTKITDFCETTNSLKAQLEAALEARLLSESRSSQLETDLNNLYQERGHLQLEVQQLLQAAQVSREEFQIEKDCLLVELEAKKNNISEQANRILAAEQKHNEATQRINYLESSVRSLEQETAELITSKSFFDQQISTLQAAIDNGKTALQAALDEAKEERETRENLIAQHKETIQSLQVHLESLSQEKNALESQVVGLGVDKESLCQQLASLESSRKGFQTAHDSLKAELATLQDNSRQENQIHQQQIENKCEEITAVEKRLEQALQNEIDREACIQELNGEKTKLWCENDLLQKEVSELVSAITMEKGVLESNLETLKEELEINAKAMDDSQQKIQHLELELAELVANKSSLESEVEKLSAECCKVVIEREHLEKENQRMDGFHKQQIQEFETRLSQLTEECTKRVNQMGEQLEATVQLNRRVEEVNAEKTKLVEENDLLKLEVSNLTSCITEEKTLFETDLNALKEELESNIKVMEESHKKIQHMESELTEMIAQKSSLECEVEELSKKYSEMTEKWSNLEEEKQRMELLHKEQLVAFEHRLSELTQEHAERIMQLDERLGTAEVLNRKLKEDCSKLESEREALHLEKSGFEQMYVEAKAVCEEFESKIHLEGELARKDVELKEQKLFQQSNALTELELVISNLCKEKKTAESNYMQRIQILENEKQEMLETHSRNEERNASLLASFEASRDELEQKLIDANLKLKEHVELLQQSRLSREQTEKQMEILTVKLSKLESDLKVAIEEKGQLTNEMAVLQAVQGEMRNLEVAMEQLTSEIQELSCKKVNLERLREVLEVEKANAEEEANRLRQDMESKEIQIAQLTEKVEYTESHLKQTQKDQQSFKARIFDLESTVLCLSSNASEKSQSALTLEKQLLEHEATIERSINELKAEKEQSATAQVAFFKALSDIQSSSDSNQRELETAVANLKRELDIEKQRSSEDKSAFAALVLAKKEVSELADSLQVKVAEMEAEVNKLVKSEALLKKEKEEMTGSDNVRHEKEKLEMEQQISQLTLQVETFSKSYAGLESEYGRLKADQLLAAQEKKRIEEKSREVEANLRSTVTELESQLKNMEAELQSRVAHVTELSGSVDILRSQIEASAQEKEILERNFFAKISTLTSENEMLVKKTSAFETEIQGLQSELALEKTKTSQGKGDIALEHRKEKAALEARLSVAQSQMKSMQEKLVNLTVANNSQAPLEHKVSLLTNELEAVNKAKIELEKRLDDSMVRTNQELHSVKKEELDSNHTSKSSSQDLDAEISFLRRKYDNAKKELNHKDDVVNQYAVKFEKMQNQLDKLEEEVSSLNMDKKKLAHENRTLKIEQSHLLAQISSEKDKAIARNTRHSLALQRGNTASDGGTLADAMVDARRRSMRPSRSEVVTTGRERQAATEVFRAPQLAFGDGSDANSIFKIPPSRRDSTSSVCSNRSDISITSRGTNVPHGAGRLFTCDDEDGELFSSSYLNEMKEGKCRVEDCSTRVSELLRRNTMQPPHMRSAYPVEMNDERLRQNDLTIYEQPLASSSRAGNHHDTLQHLSLATSMLSMNTPPAMNTRKRRSSSWNPTDMETPVMQPRKRRSYELEADLSTDSNDTRSISSSAERKKHRDASLTSYTRPGPPTPARNAVKENISTPSMASSPSKAASRQSTKVGSKRTSPTPGSKGSKLTPVGSLVRKVQAKLRSNIQSSSENTPSSTRPVDRN from the exons atgggacaaaaaaaagacacatTGCTAAGATGGGTCAACTGCTGTTCAGACACTGCAACATCCGTCGAGAGAATAAGAAACTTATCCGATGGTTGGTTTTTTATCCATATTCTAAGTTTTCTGAGAAGCCATCCGACTGATGGAACTGACCCTTGGCTTCAGACCATAAATATTTTGAGAG AATACAAGCTGGAAGAAAATGTTGTCGATTATGATGCAGCTGCCTCTGGAAATGAGGACGAACTGGCAAAACTTATTGTGATCTGCATGTATCTCACAATGGTACAAAAACCTTGTGAAGTTATCAAGGAAAAAACAATGTGGAATTTGTCAACAGAAGATCAAAAAGTCATTGAAGCTATACTTCTTGCTATTGTCAATGACGACCAGTTAACAAGAAGCAGGTTAAATGATGTATTGCAGGATGTACAAG AAACCAGCTTTACAAAGCCTGTCATGTTTTACACATCTTCTCCACTTTCATCATTGTCTTCAATGAAGAACTCACCATTGAAACGATTCCTTGAT TCTCCTATGGCACTTCGCCTAACACGCCTTCAGAAAGAAATCAGTGATAAAAATGATGAAATCCGCCGACTACAGTCGGAACTACTCTCAGAATCGGACGAGTCATCTGCCCTTACATTACGAATGGATGATTTGAAACGAAAGGTGAAagagctagaaaaaaagaacagtgATCTTGAACAGCGACTCCGTGACTGCCAACTGCCCGACTCTTCCGGTCCTGACACCGACGTTAAAATcacgaatttgaaaaaaaaacttaagaaaATGCAAGATGAGTACGAGTCTTCCTGCCAGAAGTACTGCGATCTAAACATAGAGTATGAAGCGATGAAAATTCGACAGGAAAAAGATCGCAAACAG ATCAGACAACTTCAAATAGATTTGAACGAGACTGTCGCTAGGTTCGAGCGCGAGTCAGCTGAATATCAACTCCTTTTAGATTCTATTCGTACAGAGAACGCTGAACTGAAGCATTCTTTGGAAGAGAAGGTACAATGGATTGATGTTCTTGAAGAGAAAAGCCGAACGTGTTCTGAGATGCATGCCCGACTGAATGCGCCGGGATCTCCGTGTGAAAGGGAGAGCATTGGATATAGCTTATTGTCCATTGAG GCTGAAAAACTGCAAGGTGATTTGGAATCTTATCGCAAAGATTTGGCTCGCCAGTCAGATCAGTTTGATTCCGAGAAACGGATTTTCCAACAGCGCGCCGCTTCTCTTGAGGAAGATAAACGTTCTCTCCATCGCCAGGTTGAAGAAGCCAACCTCGAAAATCAATCCTTACACGTGCAGCTGGACAAGGCCAAATCAAGCCTGGAACAGCTGTCTTTAGGGTGTGATTCCTtaagtaaagaaaaagaagagcttCGTCATTCACTAGATGAATTGCAAGAGGAATTTCGGACCGAAATGAGCCGAGCTCAACAGCAGTTGGAGATCCGTACCCAGAAAACGTTGGAGTTGAATCATCACATCGATTTGTTGAATCAACAACTCGATGAAACTCAACTCGCAAAAAAAGCTTTCGAGCAATCCATTCAAGAACTAACTGGAGAAAAAATGCAACTAGGGCAGAAAATGGCAGCTTTGGAGCAGAGTCATCTCGACTTGCAGGCAACCATTTCTTCAAATGAGTCCAAATTTCAGAATAAATTGGATGAAACGTCAAGTCAATTAGAGAAAAGCAAGCAACAAATTGCTGATCAGTCTAAGACTATAAATgatttagaagaaaaacttcGAAGCCTTCACGATGAATTGGCGGTAACAGCAGAAACAGTTTTGGTTTTGGAAGCCGAAAAACAGCAGTTGAACCAGACCAAACTTGATCTCGAACACCAAAATTCTGATTTGAAATCTGCTTTTGAGGTTTCTAAACAAGAGTTTCAATCCCGTTTGGAAAAAGCCAATAATGAGTTGGAATTGGCTACCACCAAAATCACCGATTTCTGCGAAACCACGAATTCCTTAAAAGCGCAATTGGAAGCCGCTTTGGAAGCGAGATTGCTTTCCGAAAGTCGCTCGTCGCAACTTGAAACAGACCTCAACAATCTATACCAGGAGCGAGGCCATCTTCAATTGGAAGTCCAACAACTATTGCAGGCAGCACAGGTTTCACGCGAAGAATTCCAAATAGAAAAGGATT GCCTGTTGGTGGAACTGGAAGCCAAGAAGAACAACATATCGGAACAAGCCAACCGCATTCTGGCTGCTGAGCAGAAACATAACGAGGCAACACAACGGATCAACTATTTGGAATCATCTGTTCGTTCACTTGAGCAGGAGACTGCAGAACTGATAACTTCGAAGAGTTTTTTTGATCAGCAAATATCCACACTCCAAGCCGCTATCGACAACGGCAAGACTGCATTGCAGGCAGCACTAGATGAAGCCAAAGAGGAAAGAGAAACTCGCGAGAACCTCATTGCACAGCACAAGGAAACCATTCAATCCCTCCAAGTTCACTTGGAGTCCTTATCTCAAGAAAAGAATGCTCTGGAATCTCAAGTAGTTGGTCTTGGAGTGGATAAAGAGAGTTTGTGTCAACAATTGGCTTCACTGGAGAGTTCTAGAAAAGGGTTCCAAACAGCTCACGATAGCCTAAAGGCAGAATTAGCAACTTTACAGGATAATTCTCGccaagaaaaccaaattcatcaacagcaaattgaaaataaatgtGAGGAAATAACTGCCGTGGAGAAAAGGTTAGAGCAAGCTTTGCAAAATGAAATAGATCGTGAAGCTTGCATTCAAGAGTTAAATGGCGAGAAGACAAAACTATGGTGCGAAAACGACTTACTCCAAAAAGAAGTTTCTGAACTTGTCTCAGCAATCACTATGGAGAAGGGTGTGTTGGAAAGTAACCTTGAAACCCTTAAAGAAGAGCTGGAGATTAATGCGAAGGCAATGGACGATTctcaacaaaaaattcaacacTTGGAATTAGAACTAGCTGAGTTGGTTGCCAATAAATCGTCGCTGGAGTCTGAAGTAGAGAAACTGTCTGCCGAATGCTGCAAGGTGGTAATTGAGCGCGAACATctagagaaagaaaatcaacGTATGGATGGATTTCATAAACAACAAATTCAAGAGTTCGAAACCCGCCTCTCCCAGCTGACTGAAGAATGTACGAAGCGCGTTAATCAAATGGGCGAACAGCTTGAGGCGACCGTACAGCTTAACCGCCGTGTTGAGGAAGTGAACGCCGAAAAGACCAAACTTGTTGAAGAGAATGATTTACTTAAACTAGAAGTGTCTAACCTAACTTCCTGCATCACTGAGGAGAAAACTTTGTTCGAAACTGATTTGAATGCTCTGAAGGAAGAGCTGGAATCAAATATAAAGGTGATGGAGGaatcacataaaaaaattcaacataTGGAGTCGGAACTAACTGAGATGATTGCTCAGAAATCCTCCTTGGAATGTGAAGTGGAGGAACTATCTAAGAAATACTCCGAAATGACAGAGAAGTGGTCAAATTtagaggaagaaaaacaacgcaTGGAGCTGCTGCATAAGGAACAGCTGGTGGCATTCGAACATCGTCTTTCTGAACTAACTCAAGAGCACGCCGAGCGTATTATGCAACTGGACGAGCGACTTGGAACAGCGGAAGTGCTCAATCGTAAACTGAAGGAAGATTGTTCAAAATTGGAAAGTGAGCGTGAAGCATTACACTTGGAGAAATCTGGATTTGAACAAATGTATGTGGAAGCTAAGGCAGTCTGCGAAGAGTTCGAATCAAAGATACATCTGGAAGGTGAATTGGCCCGAAAAGATGTGGAGCTCAAGGAACAAAAACTGTTTCAACAATCTAATGCTTTAACTGAATTGGAACTTGTGATCAGCAATCTTTgcaaggaaaagaaaactgcagaATCCAACTACATGCAACGAATTCAAATactggaaaatgaaaaacaagagATGTTGGAGACACACAGCCGTAATGAGGAACGAAACGCTTCTTTGCTCGCCTCATTTGAAGCTTCACGGGACGAACTAGAGCAAAAACTCATTGATGCCAACCTCAAACTGAAGGAGCACGTTGAGCTGTTGCAACAATCTCGTCTTTCTCGAGAGCAAACAGAAAAGCAAATGGAAATCCTTACAGTGAAACTTTCCAAGTTGGAGTCTGATTTAAAAGTAGCTATTGAAGAAAAGGGTCAATTAACGAATGAAATGGCAGTTTTGCAAGCTGTCCAAGGTGAAATGAGAAACCTAGAAGTGGCAATGGAGCAGCTCACTTCAGAAATCCAGGAGTTGTCTTGCAAAAAAGTTAACTTGGAAAGGCTTCGAGAGGTTTTGGAGGTCGAAAAGGCAAACGCTGAAGAGGAGGCTAATCGCTTGCGTCAAGATATGGAGTCTAAGGAAATTCAAATCGCACAGCTCACTGAAAAAGTAGAGTACACAGAATCACACCTGAAACAAACTCAGAAGGACCAACAGTCGTTCAAGGCTCGCATTTTTGATTTGGAGTCCACAGTTTTGTGTCTGTCGAGCAACGCAAGCGAAAAGTCGCAATCTGCCTTAACTCTTGAAAAACAGCTTTTGGAACATGAAGCCACCATAGAACGATCGATTAATGAGCTAAAAGCAGAGAAAGAGCAGTCTGCCACAGCCCAAGTTGCTTTTTTCAAAGCCTTGTCAGACATACAGAGTTCCAGCGACAGCAACCAACGTGAACTGGAAACAGCCGTCGCCAATCTGAAGCGTGAATTAGATATTGAAAAACAACGATCTTCAGAGGACAAAAGTGCCTTTGCAGCACTAGTTTTGGCGAAAAAGGAAGTAAGCGAGCTGGCAGATTCTCTTCAGGTTAAAGTAGCAGAGATGGAGGCTGAAGTAAATAAACTTGTAAAGTCTGAAGCCCTATTGAAGAAGGAGAAGGAAGAAATGACAGGCTCAGACAATGTTCgccatgaaaaagaaaaactggagATGGAACAACAAATATCTCAGTTGACGCTTCAAGTTGAAACATTTTCTAAGTCATATGCTGGTTTGGAAAGTGAATACGGCCGCTTAAAAGCTGATCAGTTACTTGCggcacaagaaaaaaaacgtattGAAGAAAAGTCCCGTGAAGTTGAAGCCAATCTCCGATCGACAGTGACCGAATTAGAATCGCAGCTGAAGAACATGGAGGCTGAACTTCAGTCTAGAGTGGCTCACGTGACGGAACTCTCAGGCTCGGTTGATATTCTCAGATCGCAGATTGAGGCTAGTGCTCAAGAGAAGGAGATCCTtgaacgaaatttttttgctaAAATTTCAACCCTTACGTCTGAAAACGAAATGTTGGTGAAAAAGACCAGTGCGTTTGAAACAGAAATTCAAGGACTTCAGAGTGAACTTGCCTtagaaaagacaaaaacatCGCAGGGTAAGGGAGATATAGCCCTAGAGCACCGCAAAGAAAAGGCTGCATTAGAAGCTCGTCTTTCGGTGGCTCAGTCACAAATGAAATCAATGCAAGAAAAGCTCGTCAATCTGACTGTCGCTAATAATTCGCAAGCGCCTCTTGAACATAAAGTCAGCTTATTGACAAACGAGCTAGAAGCTGTAAACAAAGCGAAGATTGAGCTAGAAAAGCGTCTTGATGACTCAATGGTGCGAACCAACCAGGAACTACATTCGGTTAAAAAGGAAGAg CTTGATAGCAACCATACAAGCAAATCCTCTTCTCAGGACCTGGATGccgaaatttcttttctacgcAGAAAGTATGACAACGCCAAGAAAGAGCTCAATCACAAAGACGATGTCGTTAACCAATACGCAGTTAAA TTCGAAAAAATGCAAAATCAGTTGGATAAACTTGAGGAAGAAGTTTCTTCCTTAAATATGGACAAGAAAAAACTGGCTCACGAGAACCGCACTCTTAAAATTGAGCAAAGTCACTTGTTGGCACAAATCTCTTCTGAAAAGGACAAGGCTATTGCACGCAACACAAGACACTCCCT GGCATTGCAACGAGGCAATACTGCGTCCGACG GAGGTACATTAGCTGATGCCATGGTTGACGCTCGGCGGCGCTCAATGCGTCCTTCACGTAGCGAAGTTGTGACGACCGGCAGAGAACGACAAGCAGCTACTGAAGTTTTCAGAGCTCCTCAATTGGCTTTTGGTGACGGATCGGATGCCAAtagcatttttaaaatacctCCCAGTCGTCGCGACTCGACCAGCAGCGTTTGCAGCAATCGCAGTGATATTTCTATTACATCACGCGGCACAAATGTTCCACATGGGGCAGGTCGTCTTTTTACCTGTGATGATGAAGACGGTGAACTCTTCAGCAGCTCGTACTTGAACGAAATGAAAGAAG GAAAGTGTCGCGTCGAAGATTGTAGTACTCGGGTCAGTGAGCTTCTTAGACGGAATACCATGCAACCGCCACATATGCGTTCAGCTTACCCTGTGGAAATGAATGACGAACGCCTTCGCCAAAATGACTTGACCATATATGAACAGCCATTGGCGAGCTCTAGTAGGGCAGGCAATCATCACGACACTTTACAACACCTATCTTTGGCGACGTCGATGCTAAGCATGAATACGCCGCCTGCCATGAACACCCGTAAACGTCGCTCGAGTTCTTGGAACCCAACAGACATGGAGACGCCAGTAATGCAGCCTCGAAAGCGACGATCATATGAGCTAGAAGCAGATCTTTCCACTGACTCAAACGACACTCGTAGTATCTCAAGCAGTGCCGAACGTAAGAAGCATCGCGATGCAAGTCTTACTTCTTACACGCGCCCGGGGCCTCCCACGCCAGCAAGAAACGCGGTGAAAGAGAACATTTCTACTCCATCG ATGGCTTCCTCCCCATCTAAGGCAGCGTCTAGACAATCGACAAAGGTAGGCTCGAAAAGGACAAGTCCCACTCCGGGTAGTAAAGGCTCAAAGTTGACTCCAGTCGGCTCGTTGGTGAGAAAAGTACAGGCAAAACTCCGCAGCAATATTCAGTCTTCTAGCGAG AACACTCCTAGCTCTACACGCCCCGTGGATCGAAACTAA